CGTATCCATTTTTCCAACCTGTCGTGCAAAGTGTGTCCCTTGAGTCCCAACCTTGCTCTTTCATTATTAAACGTATTTCCAAAGCAGATTTAGAGCTGAATCCCGCTTCTGTATCCATAGATTCATCAATGCACATACACCATGCTCCTCTCAAGCTTTAATTTACTATATCGAACCCATCAGCCCAACGACCTAGTGCATCCTGGATAGCGATGAGTCGTTCGGCACGGCGCGCATACTTCTCAATCACTTCAGGCTTCAAGCCGTTGTTTTAATGCCAAGATGGTCCGTTTGTAAACAGTCGAAGTTTTGCTATGACAGCAGACACACATGACAACTTCCATACGAGAACCTCCTTTTTACGCCTATTGTCCTATAAGGTCAATCATAAAATGGAGGGGGATTAATTTGGCAAGGGAATACGCTTATGTTCGCGTGTCTGCGAAGGATCAGAACGAAGATAGACAAATAAAGGTTATGGAAGATATTGGTATTAAACCTGAATTTATATTCGTGGACAAAGCTAGTGGAAAAGATTTTGAACGTCCTGACTATAAATTGCTTAAACGTGTTCTACAAGCAGGTGACACGGTGTTTATAAAGGAAATAGATCGGTTCGGTTTATTCTATATTATATATAATTATAACCTAGTAAAACTCCAGAATCCACGCTCTTGACAAATCTCATGGGTAAATTTACCATAAATGATAGAGCACGTTCAGTCAGCGAGGACTTAAAATAGAGTGGGAGGTAGTATTCATGAAAAAGATATCTTTGCTTTTCCTTGTTTTTTGTCTTTGCCTTGTTTCCGGTGTTCCGATGGCTTCTGCAGCCTCAGACAGTGAAAAAGCGGGCCCTGTACCCAATGAACGAGTTATAAATGTGCTTAAAGACAACAATATTGATTTCGAAATTGTAGATGGCAGTATTAAGCTTAATGAACCGACATCCGAAGTTGTAAGTGAAGCCAATAATTTACTGAATTCGGAGTCTCAATTATCTGCTGTTGCTGCTACTTCTTATCCTACTAGTTGGGTTCATATGAGAGCTCATGACGTTACAAAATCGAAAAAATTTACAGCAGCAACAAAAACAGCTTTTGTAGCTACCTTTACAGCATGGGCGAGAAATATAACAATTTCATGGAAAGAACTTGTTGCTGTAGCAGCCGGTGGGTTTAGCGGATATTACTTCGTAACTAGTGATACAGAAGACTTGTATACTTTTATTAAATACTATTACCGAGAAGTGGGACCAGGCAAGTTTGATATGAATGGGTATTTCATTGGCGACTATGAGATCAAAAAAGGGATGAGAGTCACTAAAAATTCAAATGATTCTGGAGGATCGTATGATACTGATATAAGAGAGTCGACAATAATAGATGCTTTCTTCTAAGATAGGATACATCATAAAAAACTTACTTTTTTTCATAGTCAACTTTGTGGCATCTTACTATATTTTCGCAGAATCTAGCTATGTTAAGCCTTTATTGTACTCTGTTTTTCTATTAGTTTTTGTTGTTATTTTAGATTTAATAAAGAAAAAATCGTGACTGTTGCTGCTAGCTGGTCCATCTTTTTTATCTGAGAATCATCATAACCAACGTGCCATCTCATCTCTTATGCACATAAGCCCTAAAGCTTGTAAACAAGCGTCCGAATCACCAAATTCGGGCGTTTTTTGCTGTTTACAGCGATTAGCTCTTTTTGAATACCAAAAAAAGTCCATTCATCGTGGACAATTAGGCGGTTTGATCCAAAAGGAAGGATCTTGCCCTAGCTCCATTTTTCTGCTAAGTTCGCTTTTTGGCAAGTTGGCCAATAAACCAGGTTGAAAATCGTTCGTCTTTTTCAGCAAAAAAGTCCTGGTTGCTGCACGCAGCTCACCCTACTAAAAGTTGCTACTGCTGTTACAATACGGAATTTCGACCATCGCTGCTTATCTTTCTCCTATAAAGAATGGTATTCATCCATCAGCCGACGGGTAGACTGATAGAAAAATGTACTTATGGTATCGAAAAGTACAAAAAAGCTGATAGGAGTTTAAATGGATGGATAATGCACAGCTAAAACGATATGTAGAGCAATTAAGCATAGAAGGTAAAACGGAGCCAGAAGTGATTACGGTATTGGCGAAATTAACTACACAAAATAATATAGCTCAAATATTAGATGTTAACGTAAGAAGGGTAAAGTATCTGTACAAAAAGTACAATATCAGAAAGTACAATTTATATAGAACGACACGCCGATGTACTCATTGTAAAGAAGAAGTACATATATCGTGCTTTGAACCTGTGTTAGAGGGAAACAGGGAAGGTTATAAACGTGTGTGTTACTACTGTCAAAAAGATTATTATCGAATGATATACAGGAAACGCATTGTTAACAAGCAATGGGAGCAAGATCATATAAAAAGGGAAATTTTCACTAAAATGTACGAGATAGAGGTTCTCGAAAGCTTGTTGAAATAGTCGATGGCTTTCTGTCATCAGGACCAGCTAAAAAATTGAAAAAGATAAGTGAAGATTACAGTAATTGCCGACTGAAAGCCCACGGTTTTAATCGTGGGATGAAAGACGGCTTTGCCAGAACATCCCTTCATGGGATAGGCAGGGCAAACACCTAGCACATGTGCGTGTACTTTTCTTTTCGTTCAATTGCTGCAGTTGTACAATTAAATTGATACAATTGTTTTATGGGACAAGAATATAGACGTACAACTACAACAGTATCTTTCATTAACTATCATTTTGTTTTCTGCCCTCGTTATCGAAGAAAAGTGTTAGTAAAACAAGTGGAAATTCGATTCAAGGAGTTATTGGCTGAAATATGCCATCAGAATAGCTGGCTTATTGTGGCAATGGAGGTTATGCCCGATCATGTCCATCTGTTCCTGAACTGTCTTCCCACCGATTCTCCATCAGACGTAATGGCAAAAGTGAAGGGAGTGACCTCTCGAATAGTAAGGCAGGAGTTTGAGCATCTTGCTCATTTGCCTAGTCTGTGGACACGTTCTTTTTTCGTTAGTACAGCAGGAAACGTATCAAGCGAAACAGTAAAGCGTTATGTTGAAGAACAAAAGAAAAGGGGGTGAACACATGCAAGCTTTAACCGTTAAGATACGCATATTTCCTGATCAACCAGCCATTCTACGTCAATTAGGAAATGAGTACATTCGGGTAGTCAATCAACTAACCAAACGGGCTGAACAACTAGGGGCATTTCCGAAAATGACTACAAAAGATGTAGAAACAATTCTTCCGTCTGCCGTTTGTAATCAAGCGATTCGTGATGCCAAAAGTGTTTTCAGTAAAATCAAGAAACTTGGTGTTCGTCCAATTCTTAAAAAATCTGTATATTTCGTTAACAATCAAAACTACACGGTATCCGAAAATACAGTTGCTTTCCCTATCGTTGTAGATAAAAAGACGAAGAAAACAGCGTTTCGTGCTACAGCGACTAGCAGAGATATGGAACTGTTAAGAAAAGCCAAACTTGGATTGCTGCGTATCGTCGAAAAGTCAGGGAAATGGTACGCTCAAATTTCGGTAGAAGTACCTACAAGCGTAACAAACAACGAAAACATCATGGGTATTGATCTTGGTTTGAAAGTTCCTGCTGTTTCTGTCACTTCTACAGGTAAAACCCGATTCTTTGGAAACGGCAGACAAAACAAGTACATACGAAGAAAGCACCAACAACGTAGACGTACATTAGGTAAACTCAAAAAATTGTCTGCCATTCGTAAGCTCGGTAATAAAGAGCAACGTTGGATAAAAGATCAAAACCATAAGATTAGTCGGCAAATTGTCGATACAGCCATTCAGGAAGGTGTGTCAATAATCAAGCTTGAACGACTAGAGAATATTCGCAAGACGGCAAGAACAAGCCGCAAAAACGCAAAGAATCTGCATAGTTGGACTTTTTATCAGCTTCAACAATTCATCTCCTACAAAGCAAATATTGTCGGCATAAAGGTTGTGGAGGTAAATCCTGCCTACACTTCTCAATCTTGTCCTACCTGTGCAAAGAAGAACAAAGTGAAAGATAGAAGGTACGAATGTTCATGCGGATTCAACGCTCATCGTGATCAGGTTGGAGCGATCAATATCATGAATCAACCTGTGGCAGATGGTAACAGTCTGTCAGCCTAAGATGCTATATGCACTGTCTTAGGACGGGCTGATGAGACAGCCCTGAACTTGGGGGAACTACGGTTAGCAGAAATGCACGACCGACTACCACCCAAGAATCCCAATGATACCGAAGGTGTCAGCTTGCGGCTTTAGCCGTGGGAGTCTCAAGAATGATCTTCAATCAAAATCAGCCATACTCCATGTTCATTTTTGGCTTGCAATTTTCCTGACGATTACCCCTAAATGAAAATCGGGCTAGTTCTAAAAGATATTTATCTGTATTAATAATTATCTGCAACAGCTTTTCGTAAAATCCCAATACATCTGTCTAAGTCTGTTTTTACATTTGTCTTATAACGCATTGCGGCTTCATAACCGCCGTTTGAAACAAAATGATAATAAACGACCTCTTTATGCTTG
This portion of the Brevibacillus laterosporus genome encodes:
- the tnpA gene encoding IS200/IS605 family transposase, producing the protein MGQEYRRTTTTVSFINYHFVFCPRYRRKVLVKQVEIRFKELLAEICHQNSWLIVAMEVMPDHVHLFLNCLPTDSPSDVMAKVKGVTSRIVRQEFEHLAHLPSLWTRSFFVSTAGNVSSETVKRYVEEQKKRG
- a CDS encoding transposase codes for the protein MQALTVKIRIFPDQPAILRQLGNEYIRVVNQLTKRAEQLGAFPKMTTKDVETILPSAVCNQAIRDAKSVFSKIKKLGVRPILKKSVYFVNNQNYTVSENTVAFPIVVDKKTKKTAFRATATSRDMELLRKAKLGLLRIVEKSGKWYAQISVEVPTSVTNNENIMGIDLGLKVPAVSVTSTGKTRFFGNGRQNKYIRRKHQQRRRTLGKLKKLSAIRKLGNKEQRWIKDQNHKISRQIVDTAIQEGVSIIKLERLENIRKTARTSRKNAKNLHSWTFYQLQQFISYKANIVGIKVVEVNPAYTSQSCPTCAKKNKVKDRRYECSCGFNAHRDQVGAINIMNQPVADGNSLSA